The genomic window CTTGGACCCGCAACCGCACCCTGACTTCTTGGTCTCCTCTTTCTTCTCTTCCTTCTTGGCACAGCAGCCTTTACTCTCTGGCATGGCTACCTACCACCTCCTGTCAACGTGTCGCGGTTGAGATTGGGGCTAGAGCCCCACGCGATTACAATCTATCAGACGCAGTGCACGCTGTCAAGGTTCTCGTTTGTATAATCTGGTTACTGATTTTCGCCTCATGACCTCACCGGCTCGGCGCTCGATCGCCGTGGACCGAGGAGCTTGATCGCCGCAGGCATCAACTCACAACGCACGGGGCTGAGGCCACCGACCTCACCCTCAACCTGCCAAGGCACCGGCGGCTCTGTGCGCAGTTCCAGCCTCCTGCCACGCAGGACCTGCATGTGTGGCTGCTGCTCCGCGGATCTCCCGCGAGCAAAGATCTCGGCGGAGACCCGCAGGAGCTGATCGCGGCGGCACCCGTGGAGGAGGATGAAGTCCAGGAGGCCGTCATCGGGCTGTGCTTGAGGAGTGAAGCTCACCCGCCAGGTGTACTGAGAGCTGTTGCACACAAAGAGGGCCCACAGGCAACCCTCCAACTCCTGCCCGTCGAGGGTTGCCCAGAAGCGCCAGGGACGCTGGCTGAAGACGGTCTGCAGGAACTGGCCCACGAAGGCCTGGCCGCCGAGCAAGCGCTTCCAGACCCTCCCGACCTGCGAGGCTACCTGCGCATCGAGGCCGACACCGGCCATGTTCGCGAAGTGGCGGTCATTGAACCGACCCACGTCGAGGGGCCGTAGATTGCCCTGCTGGATCAGGCCACACGCGGCCTTCAGGTCGCCAGGTTCCAGTCCGAGGTAGTGGCCGAGAGCATTGCCGGTGCCGAGAGGGATGACGCCGAGCGCAACCGAGGTGCCCAGCAACCCGTTGACCACCTCGTTGACGCTGCCGTCTCCGCCGGCCACGATCACTGCCGGACGACCTTGCTGCACGGCCTCTCGGGTCAGCTCGGTCGCATGGCCGGGATGCGTGGTGACCAGAAGGTCGCAGGGCACCCCGTGCATCTCCAGACACCGCACGAGACGGGGGACCAGATCAGGCTCCGTCTCCACCAGCCGGGCACGCGGATTGACCAGCAGCAGGGGGTTCATGGGGCACCTTCGCAGCATCTCCACAAGGGCGCTTCGGGCCTGTTGAACTCGGTGAGTGCCAGGACCTGACGGGTCTGCAGGTCCACGAGGGCAACGAAGGAGCTCCCTCGGCGCAGGGGAGCGGGCTCACGGCTGCAAAACCTCAGCTCGAGGGCATCCTCCGCCGCACCGAAGGGGGTGTAGCGCAGTTGCCAGGCGGTGACGAGCGAGGAGCCCTGGACAGTCTCGTTGCGCAGGTCGAGGATGCGTCCGCCGCAGGTGGCGAAGCGCTCCTGGCAGTGCGGACAGCGCACCCAGTCAGGGAAGGTCAGGAACATCTCGACGAACTTCCCGTCGCAGTCGAGACGAGGACAGCGACCCAGGTAGGCCGGTCTCGGATCGGCCCGGTGAGTCGGAGGCGACGAAGAGTCGCTGTCCTCATACTGGATGGGAGGGAAGGGACGTCGCCGCCACAGTCTCATCGCTTCCACCCCTCTTGCAGCATCAGGCTCTACTGAACCTCCACCCGCACCTGTACCTGCTCCCCGAACAGTATCTCAGGAGACCACACACCCATCTGGAAGACGAGGTCCATGCTCTCCTGCAGCTCGCAGACCTGGAAGTCCTGGAGGCGGACCGTGCCGAGAGGCTGCACATCGCGAGGCAGCGGTGTGAAGGCCTCGCCGCAGGTCACGATGACCTGACCATGTCCCTGGGCGGCCAGCCATTTCGCATCGCCCAGATTGCCGATGATCGCACGGACCATGACCGGCGCGCCCCGGCGGAGCTTGATCACGCTGCCCTTGGTCACCGTCTGGTAGCGGCCCTGGGCGTCCTGGATCTGGAGCTGGTCGAACTCAGCGTTGAGGTACTTGTGCGGGTTGCCGCGAAGGCGGTACGGGACATTGCCCACGGCGATCAGCGGAGCGGTTGCCGAGTCGAGGCCATAGCCGTCGGTGCGCAACCCCGGGGCCTTGCCGGCGTTGATCAAGCGGGTGTAGCGCTGGGCAACCGACTCGTACATCCCCGCGACACCGCGCACACTGGCGTCGCGGTCGACGGTCAGCCACTCATCGACCGGCTGCGAAGGTCTCGGTGAGGTCATGCGGATTGCCTGGTCGTGGATCACGCGACTGACCGGGCGCCAGCTCCCGTCGCCGTTGATGACCCCATAGTCGCTGCGCTCCCCGACGCGGTAGCCTCCCGGATACCACCAGCAGACAGTGCCGTCGGCGTCGGACTCGCGGGCCATGCGGTAGAAGAGACGGTAGTGGTCGGCGGTCGCCTCCTGGGCTTGCGGGGAGGCATCGAGGGCATCGGGACCATAGGGTGCGAGGCCGAACTCGGCCCACATCACAGGTCGGCCCGGTGCCACGCAGCGCGCATAGTCGACGGTGAAGCGACCACGCTGCACGTTCTCCCAGGCACCGTGACGACCGTAGGCTTCGGGCTCCATGATATCGCAACTCCGGGCGAGGCCCCGGAAGTCATAGCCGCAGGAAGTCGGCGACGCCGTCGGATCACCGGCGAGGGTCATGCGGAAACTGGTGAAGTGATTCGGGTCGATGCTCTTCACCAGACCGTTGGCGATGCTGTGGTACTTGGATAGCAGGTCATCGAGGAAGCGCCGGTAGGCGCAGACCATGACTCGGTGCTTGCCCTCTTTGGTCAACTGCTCGTCGGAGGGACCGGTCACCTTGCCCTCTGCCCGTGGCACCGGCATGCCCCAGTCGGCCTCGGCGCTTGCAAGGCTCCCGTACTGCCGGAGGATCCAGGTTTCCCATTCGCCATCCCAGCGGACGCGTTTTGCGTAGTTGCCGAACATGGGCTCCCAGCCAAGATCGTAGGCGAAGACCGTGTCGTTCTGCGCCAGCCGGTAGGTCTGGAGGAGCGCCTTCATCTCGTCCCAGCGGAAGTCGAGGGGCGTGCCCGGTCGCAGGGAGAGGTTGACCATCAGGTTGTGGCGTCGGCAGCGCTCGAGGATGTCCAGCAGGTTGCGGCTCTCCAGGGAGCGGTAGTAGCAGAAGATGCTGACGCAGTTGAAGCCCATCGCCTCGACGCGGCGCAGGTCGCGCTCGATGATGACCGGATCGTAGGGCTGACTGCCCATCCAGTACTCGAAGTACTCGCCGTCCTCCGTGCCGATGCCGCTGGAGGGCATGTAGTTGACGCCATGCGCATACCAGGGCTTGCCCCGCAGGTTGAAGTGCCCGTTGCTGACCTGCATGAACTGGGGATCGCGTGAGGGCTCCCAGACCAGGAGCGGATGGCGGAGCATGTCGAGCAGGTTGCCGCCGGAATCGACCAGCGTGCAGAGGACCTCGTAGGTTCTCTTCGCGAACTGGCCGGGCTTCCAGGTGGTCTCCGCCTTGCCGTCCTTGAGCGCGACGGTCATCTCGAACTCGGTGCCGATGTCGGAGGTGACGAAGAACTTGACGGCAGCCGGCTTCGCCGTGGTCGCGGGAGAGGCTGAGCCTGTCGCCGCAAGGCGCGCTCCGAGCTTAACCGCCTCGCCCTGGAAGTAGGCGAAGTACTCGGCGCCGCCCTCGAAGAGGAAGACGTGGTCACGCATACGGACGGCGACCTGGGCCACGAGGTCGAGCAGGGCCTGGCTCTCGAAGCTGGAGGCCGGAAGTGCGAAGGAGGCGATCTGCGAGCCCGGTGCGCCACCGGCCTGGTTGAG from Armatimonadia bacterium includes these protein-coding regions:
- a CDS encoding diacylglycerol kinase family protein, whose translation is MNPLLLVNPRARLVETEPDLVPRLVRCLEMHGVPCDLLVTTHPGHATELTREAVQQGRPAVIVAGGDGSVNEVVNGLLGTSVALGVIPLGTGNALGHYLGLEPGDLKAACGLIQQGNLRPLDVGRFNDRHFANMAGVGLDAQVASQVGRVWKRLLGGQAFVGQFLQTVFSQRPWRFWATLDGQELEGCLWALFVCNSSQYTWRVSFTPQAQPDDGLLDFILLHGCRRDQLLRVSAEIFARGRSAEQQPHMQVLRGRRLELRTEPPVPWQVEGEVGGLSPVRCELMPAAIKLLGPRRSSAEPVRS